From the Desulfobacterales bacterium genome, one window contains:
- the nqrF gene encoding NADH:ubiquinone reductase (Na(+)-transporting) subunit F, whose product MYIVSFSVFLSVVLLLVLALLVVESQVVQKGDRKIVINDDPEKSLQAPPGRTLLSALAAKGIYLASACGGKGSCAMCKCRVEEGARGILPTEMPHLTRAEKRQNVRLACQVKVKEDLKIHIPPEIFNIKKYTATVVSNENVATFIKELVLGLDGNERIDFSSGQYIQIDIPEYELEYEKIDVGQRFRSVWDKFGLWGLHAQAEEPVFRAYSMANTPEEDHLKFTVRIATPPPGSDVPPGIASSYLFGLKPQDKVILGGPYGEFLIKETDKEMCFVGGGAGMAPMRSHIFTQLLIKKTRRQMTFWYGARSKSEMFYDAEFQELAQNFENFSYYVALSDPMPEDNWEGLTGFIHQAAHDQYLSKHKDPAEIEYYLCGPPPMIAAVKEMLDSLGVEPEMIAYDDFG is encoded by the coding sequence ATTTACATTGTGAGCTTTTCGGTATTTTTGTCCGTTGTCCTTTTGCTCGTCCTGGCCTTGCTGGTGGTGGAGTCACAGGTGGTGCAGAAAGGCGACCGGAAGATCGTCATCAACGATGACCCTGAAAAGTCCCTGCAGGCGCCGCCGGGCCGCACCCTTCTGTCGGCCCTGGCGGCCAAAGGAATTTATCTGGCGTCGGCCTGCGGGGGAAAGGGGTCCTGTGCCATGTGTAAATGCAGGGTGGAAGAGGGCGCCCGAGGGATCCTGCCCACCGAAATGCCGCACCTGACCCGCGCCGAAAAGAGGCAGAATGTACGTCTCGCCTGCCAGGTTAAGGTCAAGGAAGATTTAAAAATCCATATCCCGCCGGAAATTTTCAACATCAAGAAATACACGGCCACGGTGGTCTCTAATGAGAATGTGGCAACCTTTATCAAGGAGCTTGTGCTGGGGCTGGACGGAAACGAGCGGATCGACTTTAGTTCAGGACAGTACATCCAGATCGATATCCCGGAATACGAGTTGGAATATGAAAAGATCGATGTCGGCCAACGGTTCAGATCCGTCTGGGATAAATTCGGCCTGTGGGGATTGCACGCACAGGCCGAAGAGCCGGTGTTCCGCGCCTATTCCATGGCCAATACGCCGGAAGAAGACCACCTCAAATTCACCGTCCGCATCGCCACCCCGCCGCCCGGTTCGGATGTTCCGCCGGGCATCGCCTCATCCTATCTGTTCGGTCTTAAGCCCCAGGACAAAGTGATCCTTGGCGGTCCCTATGGAGAATTTCTAATCAAAGAAACCGACAAAGAGATGTGTTTTGTGGGCGGCGGGGCCGGCATGGCCCCCATGCGAAGCCATATTTTCACCCAGCTGTTGATCAAGAAGACCCGGCGGCAAATGACCTTCTGGTACGGCGCGCGATCCAAAAGTGAAATGTTCTACGACGCGGAATTTCAGGAACTGGCGCAAAACTTCGAAAATTTTTCCTATTACGTTGCGCTTTCAGATCCGATGCCCGAGGACAACTGGGAAGGCTTGACCGGATTTATTCACCAGGCGGCCCATGACCAATATCTGAGCAAACACAAAGACCCGGCGGAAATTGAGTACTACCTGTGCGGCCCGCCCCCGATGATCGCAGCCGTTAAAGAAATGCTGGACAGTCTGGGGGTGGAGCCTGAAATGATCGCCTA
- the nqrE gene encoding NADH:ubiquinone reductase (Na(+)-transporting) subunit E gives MENLISILLNSVFVGNILLAYFLGMCSFLAISKNLDTAVGLGFAVIFVLTLTTPVNWLIYHFLLAPGALAWAGLPDVNLGFLKLVLFITTIAAIVQAVEMVIDRYSPVLYSALGVFLPLISVNCAILGASLFMVERDYRFSESVVYGVGSGIGWCLAIVAMAAIQQKLRYADIPKGLQGFGINIITTGLMAIGFMLFAGISL, from the coding sequence ATGGAAAACCTTATCAGTATCTTGCTCAATTCGGTATTTGTCGGAAACATCCTCCTGGCCTATTTTTTGGGGATGTGTTCCTTTCTGGCGATTTCCAAAAACTTAGACACCGCTGTCGGTTTGGGCTTCGCTGTGATTTTTGTGTTGACGCTCACGACGCCGGTCAACTGGCTCATTTATCATTTTCTGCTGGCCCCCGGCGCACTGGCCTGGGCGGGGCTGCCGGATGTGAATCTCGGCTTCCTCAAGCTGGTCCTTTTTATCACCACCATCGCCGCCATTGTCCAGGCTGTGGAGATGGTCATCGATCGGTATTCGCCGGTGCTTTACTCCGCCCTCGGCGTTTTTCTGCCGCTGATATCGGTCAACTGCGCCATACTCGGCGCATCCCTGTTCATGGTCGAGCGGGATTATCGGTTTTCCGAATCGGTGGTTTACGGCGTCGGTTCCGGTATCGGCTGGTGCCTGGCGATTGTGGCCATGGCAGCCATCCAGCAGAAACTCAGGTATGCCGACATCCCAAAAGGACTCCAGGGTTTCGGCATCAACATTATTACCACCGGTTTGATGGCCATCGGGTTCATGCTTTTTGCGGGCATCTCCCTTTGA
- a CDS encoding NADH:ubiquinone reductase (Na(+)-transporting) subunit D: protein MELNLARPFAAIRRSKSYKAICASLWEVNPISKQILGICSALAVTVQLQTALVMGLALTFVVAFSNLIISSLRNLIPRNIRIIVEISIIATLVILADEILKAFFYDISKQLSVFVGLIITNCIVLGRAEGYAMLNPPIPSFVDGLANGIGYSSLLIGVAFFRELLGSGKLLGFQVVPAVFYQAGYENMGLMLLAPGAFIVIGLFTWLQHTLIEK from the coding sequence ATGGAACTCAACCTTGCCAGACCCTTTGCGGCCATTCGTCGGAGCAAATCTTATAAAGCCATTTGCGCTTCCCTCTGGGAGGTCAATCCCATCTCCAAGCAGATCCTGGGCATCTGTTCGGCCCTTGCCGTCACCGTACAGTTGCAGACCGCTTTGGTCATGGGCCTGGCCCTGACCTTCGTGGTAGCCTTTTCCAACCTGATCATTTCGTCCCTTCGAAACCTGATCCCGAGAAATATCCGCATCATCGTCGAAATCAGCATTATCGCCACCCTGGTGATCCTAGCGGACGAAATACTAAAAGCGTTTTTCTATGATATCAGCAAACAGCTGTCAGTCTTTGTCGGGTTGATCATCACAAACTGCATCGTCCTGGGAAGAGCCGAAGGGTACGCGATGTTGAACCCGCCGATACCCTCGTTTGTGGATGGACTTGCCAACGGCATCGGATACAGTTCGCTCCTGATCGGGGTCGCCTTTTTCAGGGAGCTTCTAGGATCCGGCAAGCTATTGGGGTTTCAGGTTGTCCCCGCGGTCTTTTACCAGGCCGGATACGAAAATATGGGATTAATGCTGCTGGCGCCGGGGGCCTTTATCGTCATCGGTCTGTTTACCTGGCTGCAGCACACGCTGATCGAAAAATAG
- a CDS encoding FMN-binding protein, translating into MSDRLKSIVFTVVLCVVISILLTTASTGLQRFQEKNVLLDKQKNILKSVGLMEPDRAYPPETIEALYRDSIRAVWAEPDGTVIEKPVRGEQDLPIYVYFESDEIKAYVIPINSRGLWGRIHGYLAVRGDGSTISGFTVYKHAETPGLGGEIEKEWFQKNFVGKKIVDSQGGFVSIEIAKGSVAERIPKTQQENYVDGISGATLTGKYLTAGLHRILSEYEPVSIRFRKQSVKFTPESK; encoded by the coding sequence ATGTCTGACCGACTCAAATCCATCGTATTTACCGTCGTTTTGTGCGTGGTGATCAGCATTCTGTTGACGACGGCTTCCACCGGCCTGCAGCGCTTTCAGGAAAAAAACGTTCTTTTGGACAAACAAAAAAACATCTTGAAATCCGTGGGACTGATGGAACCGGACCGCGCCTACCCGCCGGAAACCATTGAAGCGCTCTACCGGGACAGCATCCGGGCGGTCTGGGCCGAGCCGGACGGCACCGTTATTGAAAAACCGGTAAGGGGCGAACAGGACCTGCCCATTTACGTTTACTTTGAGAGCGACGAGATAAAGGCCTATGTTATTCCCATCAACAGCCGGGGACTTTGGGGGCGGATCCACGGGTACCTGGCTGTCCGGGGCGACGGCTCCACCATCTCAGGCTTTACGGTCTATAAACACGCGGAAACCCCCGGGCTGGGGGGTGAAATTGAAAAGGAATGGTTTCAGAAAAACTTTGTCGGAAAAAAGATCGTAGACAGCCAGGGGGGCTTTGTATCCATCGAAATCGCAAAGGGAAGTGTGGCGGAAAGAATCCCCAAAACACAGCAGGAAAACTACGTGGACGGCATCAGCGGCGCCACCTTGACCGGAAAATACCTGACCGCCGGCCTGCACCGGATTTTGAGCGAATATGAGCCGGTCTCAATCCGCTTTAGAAAACAATCGGTTAAGTTTACACCGGAATCCAAGTAA
- a CDS encoding NADH:ubiquinone reductase (Na(+)-transporting) subunit B produces MNTLKRFFDSQRGRFIKGGRFEKYHPFFESIESIFFAPAEVTETGPYVRDSLDVKRYMLLVIVALLPHLFFGIYNAGYQSHLASGLSLSFFPVVLKGLWIVMPLVMVSYAVGFFWEIVFAVIRKHQISEGLFVSAMLFPFILPPTLPLWQAALGISFGIVIGKEIFGGTGRNFLNPALTGRVFLYFAYPAQNSGDVWTVISGTAAVAVDSFTGATPLAISAAAESGSVQQALAQKGYTVSKLFFGLYPDSIGASSALLCIIGAAFLIFLGIASYRIILGDIIGVLGMGFLLNAVAGGGAMPYLSLNPFYHLLMGGTAFGIAYMTTDPVSAPDMNPAKWIYGIAIGALTVLIRVFNPAFPEGIMLAILFMNIFAPLLDHIVVRIRLRRRVPNV; encoded by the coding sequence ATGAACACACTGAAGCGCTTTTTCGATTCTCAACGCGGCCGCTTTATTAAAGGCGGTCGATTTGAAAAGTACCATCCGTTTTTCGAATCGATAGAGTCCATCTTCTTTGCGCCTGCCGAGGTAACGGAAACCGGTCCGTATGTCCGGGACAGTCTGGATGTAAAGCGATACATGTTGCTGGTGATCGTTGCATTGCTGCCCCACCTTTTTTTCGGCATCTACAATGCCGGATACCAGTCCCACCTGGCCTCCGGTCTTTCGCTGTCCTTCTTTCCGGTCGTCCTCAAAGGCCTCTGGATCGTCATGCCCCTGGTGATGGTATCCTATGCCGTGGGCTTTTTCTGGGAAATCGTTTTTGCCGTTATCCGAAAGCATCAGATCAGCGAAGGGCTTTTTGTCTCCGCCATGCTGTTTCCGTTCATTCTGCCCCCCACATTGCCGCTCTGGCAGGCGGCGCTGGGGATATCTTTCGGCATTGTCATCGGGAAGGAGATTTTCGGCGGAACCGGGAGAAACTTTTTGAACCCGGCCTTGACCGGCCGCGTCTTTCTGTATTTCGCATATCCTGCGCAAAACTCCGGAGACGTCTGGACGGTTATCAGCGGCACTGCGGCAGTCGCCGTCGATTCCTTTACCGGGGCGACGCCCCTGGCCATATCCGCCGCAGCCGAATCCGGCAGCGTCCAGCAGGCCCTGGCGCAAAAGGGATATACCGTATCGAAACTCTTTTTCGGCCTTTATCCGGACAGCATCGGTGCGTCCTCCGCCTTGCTGTGTATTATCGGTGCGGCCTTTCTCATTTTTCTGGGCATCGCCAGCTACCGGATTATCCTGGGGGATATCATCGGTGTGCTGGGCATGGGGTTTTTGTTGAACGCGGTGGCTGGGGGAGGCGCCATGCCCTATCTTTCGCTCAACCCCTTCTATCATCTGCTCATGGGCGGAACGGCCTTCGGCATTGCGTATATGACGACCGACCCGGTTTCGGCCCCGGACATGAACCCAGCCAAATGGATATATGGCATCGCCATCGGGGCCTTGACGGTGCTGATCCGTGTTTTCAACCCGGCATTTCCCGAAGGGATCATGCTGGCCATCTTGTTCATGAACATCTTTGCACCGTTGCTGGACCACATTGTGGTTCGCATTCGTTTGCGCCGGCGGGTGCCGAATGTCTGA
- a CDS encoding 4Fe-4S dicluster domain-containing protein, translating into MISVKNQKGYHLRLAGPPAAELAALDSPSHVAVLPEHIPFVKPRLKVELGDTVQVGTPLFEDKRNPEVRFLSPAGGSVSDIRYGHRRVIERIVIQRDPSESFQEFEAVPDKALDALQPAQLSEILLKGGLWALLRQLPFRDYPQPGSAPPAVYVTLGNLQPFHPRPNAFLRGNEALFRYGIKMLQKLADGSVFIAAHQDDFQTISALSDLVTHVYSGNYPAHDAGMLVYRTRKDAGQNRAWYVDGQDLLLMAELVKTGKYPTEKIVAIAGSLAAEKKHFRIRMGSPVRHLLNGHPAKGSPRYIAGGVFSGYPLEEDGYLGPFESSLTVLPDGREQEVLALFRPGYHKPSYSRAFLSAFNPNDFQMNCNRHGGIRACIGCNHCTEVCPVDILPQLAYKGILADAIEEVLAHGLLDCVECGLCSYVCPSKIELFLTLKNAKAAYYREQGQ; encoded by the coding sequence ATGATTTCCGTAAAAAACCAAAAGGGATACCATCTCAGACTTGCCGGGCCTCCCGCCGCTGAACTCGCGGCCCTCGACAGCCCTTCGCATGTGGCGGTTTTGCCGGAACATATTCCCTTTGTCAAACCGCGCCTGAAAGTCGAGTTGGGAGATACCGTCCAGGTCGGAACACCGCTGTTTGAAGACAAGCGCAATCCGGAGGTTCGCTTCCTCTCCCCGGCAGGCGGCAGCGTTTCCGATATCCGCTACGGCCACCGGCGCGTGATCGAACGGATCGTCATCCAGCGGGATCCTTCGGAATCGTTTCAAGAATTTGAAGCCGTGCCGGATAAGGCCCTGGATGCCCTGCAGCCGGCGCAATTGAGTGAAATCCTTCTCAAGGGCGGCTTGTGGGCGCTGCTGCGCCAGCTGCCGTTTCGGGACTACCCCCAGCCAGGGTCGGCGCCGCCGGCTGTTTACGTCACACTCGGAAATCTTCAGCCGTTTCATCCCCGCCCCAATGCATTTCTCAGGGGGAACGAGGCGCTGTTCCGATACGGCATTAAAATGTTGCAGAAGCTGGCCGATGGGTCGGTTTTCATTGCGGCGCACCAAGACGATTTTCAAACGATTTCGGCGCTCAGCGATCTGGTGACCCATGTCTACTCGGGCAATTATCCTGCCCACGACGCCGGGATGCTGGTGTATCGCACCCGAAAGGATGCCGGCCAAAACCGCGCCTGGTATGTCGACGGCCAGGACCTTCTGCTGATGGCCGAACTGGTCAAAACCGGAAAATATCCCACGGAAAAGATCGTTGCAATCGCCGGCAGCCTGGCGGCCGAGAAAAAACATTTCAGAATCCGAATGGGATCGCCCGTCAGGCATCTTCTCAATGGACATCCGGCCAAAGGCAGCCCCCGGTATATCGCCGGCGGGGTTTTCTCCGGCTATCCGCTCGAAGAGGACGGCTATCTGGGCCCTTTTGAATCATCCCTGACGGTTCTTCCCGACGGCCGGGAGCAGGAGGTGTTGGCCCTTTTCCGGCCGGGGTATCACAAACCCAGCTATTCCAGGGCCTTTTTGTCGGCCTTTAATCCCAATGACTTTCAGATGAACTGCAACCGGCACGGCGGCATTCGGGCATGCATCGGCTGCAACCACTGCACCGAGGTCTGCCCGGTGGATATTCTGCCCCAGCTGGCATACAAGGGCATCCTGGCCGATGCCATTGAAGAAGTCCTCGCCCATGGCCTGCTGGATTGCGTCGAGTGCGGACTCTGCTCCTATGTCTGCCCTTCCAAGATCGAACTTTTTCTGACATTGAAAAATGCCAAGGCGGCCTATTACCGAGAACAGGGGCAATGA
- a CDS encoding TRAP transporter permease codes for MAEKNNETIDQDISGEVITIKRKLTGRLAGIVYWFGILTSLFHLWVSTIGILPEIQRNAIHFGLILFMGFIMYPLSKRKALKTLRLDLFLAILSVVVAFYLVFFENALHARNEQPLTMDLIFAAIAVVLMIEITRRTSGYLIPVMATFFLSYSLFLGRYFGGLWNFPGVTLERLLYRMYWAPDGIFGTIATISSTFVFLFVLFAAFLIKSGAGEFIIRLSVCVMGRSVGGPAQMAVFASGLMGSVSGSAVANTVGTGSITIPMMKKVGFSPRFAAGVEAAASTGGQLMPPIMGAGAFIMSQWTQIPYLTIVGVAFIPAIMYFLTMSFFVHLRAKKIGLGIIPDEDIPRLIDVLKEGWNFFIPIAALIGFLMYGFTPTFAACAGIGAIVVSSWFNPRTRMGFRDILDALALGAQNMVTTAVILLCSGIVIGVVLMVGMGIKFSMLISAIAGGSLFITIVLIALASLILGMGLPVTASYIVLAVLAAPAMTLLGSSLLAAHMLIFWYSQDANVTPPVCLAAYSAAGIAGSNPLSTGMEAWKLAKGLYIIPLLFVYTPLLFEGSIWMVAETVVTALIGLYCFAVFFEGFFLEKIRRMQRIIFAAIAFLLIFPNLKMHLAGIILFLAMVAISKTMLAKHAKDAPV; via the coding sequence ATGGCCGAAAAAAACAACGAAACCATCGATCAGGACATCAGCGGAGAAGTCATCACCATCAAACGGAAGCTAACGGGACGATTGGCCGGCATTGTGTACTGGTTCGGTATTCTGACGTCTTTGTTTCACCTGTGGGTCAGCACCATCGGCATTCTGCCCGAAATTCAAAGAAACGCCATCCATTTCGGATTGATTCTGTTTATGGGATTTATTATGTACCCCCTGTCCAAAAGGAAGGCCCTGAAAACCCTTCGTCTGGATCTGTTTCTGGCCATTCTGTCCGTGGTGGTGGCCTTTTATCTGGTGTTTTTTGAAAATGCACTGCATGCCAGAAACGAACAACCCCTGACGATGGATCTCATTTTTGCCGCCATCGCCGTGGTTTTGATGATAGAGATTACCCGAAGAACATCGGGGTATTTAATCCCGGTCATGGCGACTTTTTTCCTGTCGTATTCCCTATTTTTGGGGCGATATTTCGGCGGGTTGTGGAATTTTCCCGGTGTTACCCTTGAACGGCTTTTGTATCGGATGTATTGGGCGCCGGACGGTATATTCGGCACCATTGCAACGATTTCTTCCACCTTTGTTTTTCTATTCGTACTGTTTGCGGCGTTTCTGATCAAGTCCGGTGCCGGAGAGTTTATCATCCGGCTGTCGGTATGCGTGATGGGAAGAAGTGTGGGCGGGCCGGCCCAAATGGCGGTTTTTGCCAGCGGCCTGATGGGCAGTGTTTCCGGAAGCGCCGTTGCCAACACCGTCGGGACCGGTTCCATCACCATCCCCATGATGAAAAAGGTGGGATTTTCTCCCCGCTTTGCGGCCGGCGTGGAAGCCGCGGCATCCACGGGTGGCCAGCTGATGCCGCCGATCATGGGGGCCGGCGCCTTTATCATGAGTCAGTGGACCCAGATCCCTTATTTGACCATTGTCGGTGTCGCATTTATACCCGCCATCATGTATTTTTTGACGATGTCCTTTTTTGTTCATTTAAGGGCCAAAAAAATCGGTTTGGGTATCATCCCCGATGAAGACATCCCCAGACTGATCGATGTGCTCAAAGAGGGCTGGAATTTCTTTATCCCGATCGCAGCCCTGATCGGATTCTTAATGTACGGGTTTACCCCGACGTTTGCCGCCTGCGCCGGTATCGGCGCCATCGTCGTTTCAAGCTGGTTCAACCCCCGCACTCGCATGGGATTCCGGGATATATTGGACGCGCTGGCGCTGGGTGCCCAGAACATGGTTACCACTGCTGTTATTCTGCTGTGCTCAGGAATCGTCATTGGTGTGGTGCTCATGGTCGGCATGGGGATCAAATTCTCCATGCTGATATCTGCCATTGCCGGCGGCAGTCTTTTTATCACCATCGTGCTGATCGCGCTGGCGTCTTTAATTTTAGGAATGGGGTTGCCGGTGACCGCTTCCTATATCGTCCTGGCGGTGCTGGCTGCACCGGCGATGACGCTGCTGGGGTCAAGCCTGCTCGCGGCCCATATGCTGATCTTCTGGTATTCTCAGGATGCCAACGTGACCCCGCCGGTATGCCTGGCAGCATATTCCGCAGCAGGAATCGCCGGCAGCAACCCGCTTTCGACCGGAATGGAAGCCTGGAAGCTGGCCAAGGGGCTTTACATCATTCCATTGCTCTTTGTATATACGCCGCTATTGTTCGAGGGGTCGATATGGATGGTTGCGGAAACCGTTGTCACCGCTTTGATCGGACTGTACTGCTTTGCAGTATTTTTCGAGGGGTTTTTCCTCGAAAAGATCAGACGAATGCAAAGAATTATCTTCGCAGCTATCGCGTTTTTGCTGATTTTCCCCAATTTAAAAATGCATCTGGCCGGTATCATTCTGTTTTTGGCGATGGTCGCTATTTCAAAAACAATGCTCGCCAAACATGCAAAGGATGCTCCCGTGTAA
- a CDS encoding TAXI family TRAP transporter solute-binding subunit — protein sequence MVKKILISVIALSLVIGVGAGDAKAAQQNLIIATATTGGTYYPVGVALGTLISIKLASKHKITATAINSAGSGENVQMLKNKEAQLAILQGIFGAMAYKGKALYEGKPMKDFQTITMLWQNIEHFIILKKYAKSGDLSDLKGFGQKFSIGQRGSGTEGSGKTILSGVGIECEVDFTCEYLGYNPSAQAMMDGRISGANIPGGVPVAAVTQLFAQMGDNKVKVLDVTDEQIDLIYKAYPLWSRYVIPKGTYPGQKSDINTIAQPNVLAVIPEVPEDTIYLITKTIYENLPFLHNIHKATKAMKIEKALSGLPAPLHPGAVKYYKEIGLKIPDHLMPN from the coding sequence ATGGTGAAAAAAATTTTAATCTCAGTCATTGCGTTAAGCCTGGTGATCGGCGTCGGTGCCGGAGATGCCAAGGCGGCTCAGCAAAACCTGATCATTGCAACCGCAACTACGGGCGGGACCTATTATCCGGTGGGTGTCGCGCTCGGTACCCTTATCAGCATCAAACTGGCGAGCAAACACAAAATTACCGCGACCGCTATCAACTCGGCGGGTTCGGGCGAAAACGTCCAGATGTTAAAAAACAAGGAAGCCCAGCTTGCCATTCTCCAGGGTATTTTCGGCGCCATGGCTTATAAAGGGAAGGCGCTGTACGAAGGCAAGCCGATGAAAGACTTTCAGACGATTACCATGCTGTGGCAAAATATTGAGCATTTTATCATCCTGAAGAAATACGCCAAGTCGGGTGACCTTTCGGATCTCAAAGGATTCGGACAAAAATTTTCCATCGGTCAAAGGGGCAGTGGAACGGAAGGTTCCGGCAAAACGATTCTGAGCGGAGTGGGAATCGAGTGCGAGGTGGATTTTACCTGTGAATACCTGGGGTACAACCCGTCGGCCCAGGCGATGATGGATGGTAGAATTTCCGGCGCCAATATTCCCGGCGGCGTCCCGGTGGCCGCCGTCACCCAATTGTTCGCTCAGATGGGCGATAATAAAGTTAAGGTGCTGGATGTCACAGATGAACAGATTGATCTTATTTATAAAGCCTACCCCCTCTGGAGCCGGTATGTCATTCCGAAAGGCACATATCCGGGACAGAAAAGCGACATCAACACCATTGCACAGCCGAACGTATTGGCAGTCATTCCGGAAGTGCCGGAAGATACCATATATCTGATCACAAAAACCATCTATGAAAATTTGCCGTTCCTGCACAACATCCACAAGGCCACCAAGGCCATGAAGATCGAAAAGGCGCTCAGCGGATTGCCGGCGCCGCTTCACCCCGGGGCCGTCAAGTACTACAAGGAAATCGGTTTGAAAATTCCGGATCATTTGATGCCCAATTAA
- a CDS encoding PilZ domain-containing protein — MNAASYADRLCEIIKSLPENEQKALLEDFEKRQFKKIRKNERKECLITVNYAVKGRAYQNYIQDISTEGVFIETRENFSVGDEILLTISYSTEVRPFKIAAEVVRINPTGVGVKFKKLSQVQAEIIKTIIKKTGEPKKKSV; from the coding sequence ATGAATGCCGCCAGTTATGCCGACCGATTATGTGAGATCATAAAAAGTTTGCCGGAAAACGAGCAGAAAGCGCTTTTAGAAGATTTTGAGAAAAGGCAATTTAAAAAGATAAGAAAGAATGAAAGAAAGGAGTGTTTAATAACGGTAAATTATGCCGTCAAAGGCCGTGCCTATCAGAATTATATCCAAGATATCAGTACAGAGGGAGTGTTTATAGAAACCAGAGAAAATTTTTCCGTGGGAGATGAGATATTGCTGACAATTTCCTACTCGACCGAGGTAAGGCCTTTTAAGATAGCAGCGGAAGTTGTTCGGATCAATCCCACGGGAGTAGGCGTCAAGTTCAAAAAATTAAGTCAGGTACAAGCGGAGATCATAAAAACGATCATAAAGAAAACGGGTGAACCCAAAAAGAAATCGGTTTAG
- a CDS encoding DUF488 family protein has protein sequence MAIRIGRPGSPREEGEGVRIGTVRRPPRGVPKSEYASRDIYDVWFPNLSPSEELLKEGQGAKDERAWSVFKRRFRAEMNRPEARRDLDLLAAFSLQTNLSIGCYCADESRCHRSILRELLLERGAELS, from the coding sequence ATGGCGATCAGGATCGGCCGGCCGGGGAGTCCCAGGGAAGAAGGGGAAGGGGTTCGGATCGGCACCGTCCGGCGGCCGCCGCGGGGGGTTCCCAAAAGCGAATATGCCTCCAGAGACATTTATGATGTCTGGTTTCCGAACTTATCCCCCAGTGAGGAGCTGCTCAAAGAAGGCCAGGGCGCCAAGGATGAACGCGCATGGTCCGTTTTTAAAAGGCGGTTTCGGGCCGAGATGAACCGGCCCGAGGCCAGGCGGGATCTTGATTTGCTGGCCGCGTTTTCCCTCCAGACAAATCTTTCCATCGGATGCTACTGCGCAGATGAAAGCCGGTGCCACCGGTCTATTCTGCGGGAACTGCTGCTTGAGCGCGGGGCTGAATTGTCTTGA
- a CDS encoding NifB/NifX family molybdenum-iron cluster-binding protein, which yields MKIAFPAEADKGLESAVYGHFGTAPCFIIVDAESGDLKGVDNIDAHHLHGQCQPMKALGDNPVDAVVVGGIGGGALSRLQTSGIKVFRAVGGSVRTNLELIKNGKLPEFAIAMTCAGHQHGGGCDHH from the coding sequence ATGAAAATTGCTTTCCCTGCTGAAGCAGACAAAGGACTTGAAAGCGCTGTGTACGGACATTTTGGCACTGCGCCCTGTTTCATCATCGTGGATGCAGAAAGCGGAGACTTAAAGGGTGTTGACAATATCGACGCCCATCACCTGCACGGGCAGTGTCAGCCCATGAAAGCGCTGGGGGACAATCCGGTGGATGCCGTGGTTGTGGGCGGCATTGGCGGGGGCGCCCTCAGCAGGCTTCAGACTTCGGGAATCAAAGTGTTCCGTGCCGTCGGCGGGAGCGTCCGGACAAACCTGGAATTGATCAAAAACGGCAAACTTCCAGAATTCGCCATCGCCATGACGTGTGCCGGACACCAGCACGGGGGTGGCTGTGATCATCACTAG